The Acanthochromis polyacanthus isolate Apoly-LR-REF ecotype Palm Island chromosome 2, KAUST_Apoly_ChrSc, whole genome shotgun sequence genome contains a region encoding:
- the dtwd1 gene encoding tRNA-uridine aminocarboxypropyltransferase 1, with protein sequence MSRLDQDQRLHPGCRNKTTVSSDSSDARELAKQPLQGLKLASHAVLEEAQHRGRLKCSKCGGSRMFFCYTCCTLVGVSPQEIPSLKLPVKIDIIKHPNETDGKSTAIHAKILAPGDVTIYTYPCIPEYEKDKVVLVFPGPGAVSVQHMMQRLRDGSNDSSDEPCVKRRKSEEVQGPAKNSESGSPDEAKSSESRVHPLQKVVFIDSTWNQTNKISTDERLQDLLQVELKMRKTCFWRRQKGKPDTYLATIEAIYYFLKDFHESCLAQEYSGEYDNLLFFYSYLHSVINKAKTSAGKC encoded by the exons ATGAGTCGTCTGGACCAGGACCAGCGTCTCCATCCTGGTTGCCGTAACAAAACAACAGTCTCCAGTGATTCATCGGATGCTCGTGAGCTCGCCAAGCAGCCTCTCCAAGGTCTAAAATTGGCGTCACATGCGGTGCTGGAGGAAGCGCAGCACAGGGGCAGGTTGAAGTGCTCTAAATGTGGAGGATCAAGGATGTTCTTCTGCTACACATGCTGCACATTAGTGGGTGTCAGCCCACAAGAAATCCCCTCATTAAAG CTTCCCGTGAAGATAGACATCATCAAACATCCCAACGAGACAGATGGCAAGAGCACCGCCATCCACGCCAAGATTCTAGCACCCGGTGACGTCACCATTTATACGTACCCCTGTATCCCCGAGTATGAAAAGGACAAG GTAGTGCTGGTGTTCCCGGGTCCAGGAGCCGTTTCGGTTCAACACATGATGCAGCGTTTACGTGACGGGAGCAACGACTCCTCCGATGAACCCTGCGTAAAGAGGCGGAAAAGCGAGGAGGTTCAAGGTCCCGCGAAGAACTCGGAGTCGGGAAGCCCAGATGAAGCAAAGAGCTCGGAGTCAAGGGTGCATCCCCTACAGAAGGTGGTCTTCATTGACAGCACATGGAACCAGACCAACAAGATCAGCACAGACGAGAGGCTGCAGG ATTTGCTCCAGGTAGAGCTGAagatgagaaaaacatgtttctggCGCCGTCAGAAGGGCAAACCGGACACCTACCTAGCTACCATCGAGGCCATTTATTATTTCCTCAAGGACTTCCACGAGAGTTGCCTCGCTCAGGAGTACAGTGGAGAATACGACAACCTGCTCTTCTTCTACTCCTACCTGCACTCGGTTATCAACAAAGCTAAGACTTCTGctggaaaatgctga